From the genome of Candidozyma auris chromosome 2, complete sequence, one region includes:
- the GPD2 gene encoding Gpd2p, translated as MTLPYPIPQPFRVCIIGSGNWGTAVAKLVAENTAEKPEIFEKQVNMWVFEEEIEGKKLTEIINTEHENVKYLPGVKLPENLVANPDVVATVEDADLLVFNIPHQFLPKTCKQLIGKVKPTARAISCLKGLEVDANGCKLLSQSITDTLGIYCGVLSGANIANEVARGRWSETSIAYNVPDDFRGEGKDIDEFVLKEAFHRTYFHVRVIKDVIGASIAGALKNVVACAAGFVEGAGWGDNAKSAIMRIGLSETIRFSSYWEKFHIKGLSPPNPSTFTQESAGVADLITTCSGGRNVKVARYMIENKVDAWEAEKKLLNGQSSQGIITAKEVHELLVNYDLQAEFPLFEATYNVIYENADINEWPVLLEQDC; from the coding sequence ATGACTCTCCCATACCCTATCCCACAACCATTTAGAGTTTGCATTATCGGCTCCGGCAACTGGGGCACAGCTGTCGCCAAGCTTGTCGCCGAGAACACTGCTGAAAAGCctgaaatttttgaaaaacagGTGAACATGTGGGTGTTTGAGGAAGAAATCGAGGGTAAGAAGTTGACGgaaatcatcaacaccGAGCACGAGAACGTCAAGTACTTGCCTGGCGTCAAGTTGCCCGAGAACCTCGTGGCCAACCCTGACGTTGTGGCCACTGTCGAGGACGCCGACCTCTTGGTGTTCAACATTCCTCACCAGTTCCTTCCAAAGACTTGCAAACAGTTGATTGGTAAGGTGAAGCCAACCGCCAGAGCCATTTCTTGTCTCAAGGGCTTGGAGGTTGACGctaatggctgcaaattgtTGTCGCAGTCCATCACCGACACCTTGGGCATCTACTGTGGTGTCCTCTCTGGTGCTAACATTGCCAACGAGGTTGCTAGAGGCAGATGGTCTGAGACCTCAATCGCTTATAATGTCCCAGACGACTTCCGTGGTGAAGGTAAGGACATTGACGAGTTTGTCTTGAAGGAGGCTTTCCACAGAACATACTTCCACGTGAGAGTGATCAAGGACGTTATTGGTGCCTCTATTGCTGGAGCTTTGAAGAACGTCGTTGCCTGCGCTGCTGGTTTCGTCGAAGGTGCCGGTTGGGGTGACAACGCCAAGTCTGCCATCATGAGAATTGGTCTTTCGGAAACCATTCGTTTCTCTTCCTATTGGGAGAAGTTTCACATCAAGGGCTTGTCTCCACCAAACCCAAGCACATTCACTCAAGAGTCTGCTGGTGTTGCTGACTTGATCACCACATGCTCTGGTGGTAGAAATGTCAAGGTCGCTCGTTACATGATTGAGAACAAGGTTGACGCATGGGAAGccgagaagaagttgctcaaTGGCCAGTCCTCCCAGGGTATCATCACTGCCAAGGAGGTGCATGAGTTGTTGGTCAACTACGACTTGCAGGCCGAGTTCCCATTGTTTGAGGCTACTTACAACGTTATCTACGAGAACGCTGACATCAACGAATGGCCAGTGCTTTTGGAGCAGGACTGTTAA
- the DBR1 gene encoding RNA lariat debranching enzyme, translating into MVTVAVEGCCHGALNTIYESLKPDVELLLICGDFQAIRNTTDLQTLNVPAKYRQPGDFPDYYSGVKKAPVLTIFIGGNHECSSYMRELQYGGWVAPNIYYLGEFGSVWYKGIKISGTSGIWNARSFYTKQRLDYSLPYDASSLRSVYHLKPKNLLKLLLSGRSDVCMSHDWPQGIWKFGNERELLQKKKFFKEDMQSGKLGSPGARAALERLAPRYWFSSHLHVKFTATFEKNVEVEVKPETTDEIALDMDAESADNDEGISGIDDNMSEEKCKRRKIIKKTSFLALDKCLKGRSFMDTLKIEPDEEHPSAKSGSLHYDARGLAVQMVVERFIKNNSDQWRALDPQVILNSASSRVALIEELEKAVEEETTRLERESPDLVVPNNFEITAPTMNTTPSPPLQYWPNPQTQHLCSKFKLLLPSHEA; encoded by the coding sequence ATGGTCActgttgctgttgaagGTTGCTGTCATGGCGCCCTCAATACCATATACGAAAGCTTGAAGCCAGATGTGGAGCTACTACTTATATGTGGAGATTTCCAGGCTATAAGGAACACAACAGATTTGCAAACCCTCAACGTTCCTGCCAAGTACAGACAACCAGGTGACTTTCCTGACTATTATTCGGGCGTCAAAAAAGCCCCCGTGCTCACGATCTTTATTGGCGGCAACCACGAGTGCTCCTCATACATGAGAGAGCTTCAGTATGGAGGGTGGGTGGCTCCCAATATCTATTACTTGGGCGAGTTCGGCAGTGTGTGGTACAAAGGAATCAAGATTAGTGGAACCCTGGGGATTTGGAACGCAAGAAGTTTTTATACAAAACAGCGCTTGGACTACCTGCTTCCGTACGATGCCAGTTCTCTAAGACTGGTGTACCATCTCAAGCcaaagaacttgttgaagcttCTCCTAAGTGGTCGTAGCGATGTGTGCATGAGTCACGATTGGCCACAAGGAATCTGGAAGTTTGGCAACGAAAGAGAGCTactacaaaagaagaaatttttcaaagagGATATGCAAAGTGGTAAGTTAGGCTCACCAGGAGCACGAGCTGCTTTGGAAAGGCTAGCGCCGAGATACTGGTTTTCTCTGCATTTGCACGTAAAGTTTACGGCAACGTTTGAAAAAAACGTGGAAGTAGAGGTGAAGCCCGAAACGACAGATGAGATAGCTTTGGACATGGACGCAGAGAGTGCCGATAACGACGAAGGCATTTCGGGCATTGACGATAACATGTCGGAAGAAAAgtgcaaaagaagaaagatcatcaagaaaacgTCGTTTTTGGCGCTCGATAAGTGTCTCAAGGGACGCTCATTCATGGATACATTGAAGATAGAGCCAGACGAGGAGCACCCATCGGCAAAGTCAGGGAGTTTGCACTACGATGCTCGTGGATTGGCAGTCCAGATGGTTGTCGAACGTTTTATCAAAAACAATTCTGATCAGTGGCGTGCTTTGGACCCCCAAGTCATCCTCAACCTGGCACTGCTGAGAGTAGCACTTATCgaagagctcgagaagGCTGTTGAGGAAGAGACGACCAGACTAGAGAGAGAGAGTCCCGACCTAGTGGTGCCAAACAACTTCGAAATTACTGCCCCAACCATGAACACTACGCCGCTGCCGCCACTTCAGTACTGGCCCAATCCCCAGACACAGCACCTTTGTCTGAAGTTCAAGCTACTTCTTCCAAGTCATGAGGCATGA
- the PCD1 gene encoding 8-oxo-dGTP diphosphatase → MADQDLLANLRSYKTQNYLSGQVSVWHKLPIARRASVFILLFVGHLGELRVVLTKRSSRLRTFPGHISLPGGKADTGLESPWQVSRREMSEEIGLSEDNEYLAKNYGFTIEHVNELPCYLSRTMSSVKPCIGFMKFKNNGSDKEELLENLKLKVNPGESSSIFSCPLRDFLYPAVEEAAQEALERTHYLVKWAGIPWHLRSYTFPQTKSGEASWLQEFKDISASEEESADDEAKRAQTPPSSPTRRYVKKKKNLSKWGALGSRVDEESQVKIYDVWGLTANILHDLAEVVYLGHSVEGRQLGEEELIHSLWKHGELQGKQRSKRENAWINSTPTDKASFGWVIPRQEFLHLKRLYKM, encoded by the coding sequence ATGGCCGACCAAGACTTATTAGCCAACCTAAGGTCGTACAAGACACAGAACTACCTACTGGGCCAGGTGTCCGTGTGGCACAAGCTCCCAATTGCACGAAGAGCGCTGGTAttcatccttcttttcgttgGACATTTGGGCGAGCTTCGGGTGGTGCTAACCAAGCGATCTTCAAGGCTCAGAACGTTTCCAGGGCATATATCGCTACCCGGAGGCAAAGCGGATACAGGGTTGGAGCTGCCATGGCAGGTAtcgagaagagaaatgaGTGAAGAGATTGGGCTCAGTGAGGATAATGAGTATCTTGCGAAAAACTACGGCTTCACTATCGAACATGTGAATGAGTTGCCTTGCTACTTGCTGAGGACCATGTCTTCTGTTAAACCGTGCATTGGGTTCATGAAATTTAAGAATAATGGCAGCGACAAAGAGGAGCTCTTGGAAAACCTAAAGCTCAAGGTGAACCCGGGAGAGAGCTCCTCGATCTTTAGCTGCCCTCTTCGAGACTTTTTATACCCAGCTGTGGAGGAAGCAGCCCAGGAGGCGCTCGAAAGAACCCACTACTTGGTGAAATGGGCTGGTATCCCATGGCACTTGAGGTCTTACACATTTCCTCAAACAAAGCTGGGCGAAGCTTCGTGGCTACAAGAGTTCAAAGACATTTCTGCATCGGAGGAGGAATCGGCAGATGATGAGGCAAAGAGAGCTCAAACGCCGCCGCTGTCGCCCACGAGACGAtacgtgaagaagaaaaagaactTATCTAAGTGGGGTGCTCTCGGGTCTAGGGTTGACGAGGAGCTGCAAGTGAAGATCTACGATGTGTGGGGACTTACAGCAAACATTCTTCATGATCTTGCGGAAGTGGTGTACTTGGGCCACTCTGTTGAAGGAAGGCAACTcggcgaagaagagctcatccACAGTCTCTGGAAGCACGGTGAGCTTCAGGGCAAACAAAGGTCGAAGCGGGAAAATGCTTGGATCAACTCGACGCCAACCGACAAAGCCTCTTTTGGCTGGGTCATCCCACGGCAAGAGTTCCTTCATTTGAAGAGGTTGTACAAAATGTAA
- the VMA22 gene encoding Vma22p produces the protein MTASEGDEAVERLLELLDQYEKLVNDKLSPNFEAGMLDFARANYCHGSKRYNVDNLDKRPYVACKEVIFAKDKLSLRDRLLEEKQRKKTEKHPGNGESSSEDPDIQLSNRKKNSIENNGKKTEVSEKDKRETKETSVPLLRDPILQFGVIVPRSLSTAQDSFEKSLENIVEMVNLRREMSELISRIESLSS, from the coding sequence ATGACGGCTTCTGAAGGTGACGAGGCCGTTGAGAGGcttctcgagcttcttgatcagTACGAGAAacttgtcaatgacaagTTAAGTCCTAATTTTGAAGCGGGTatgcttgattttgccaGAGCCAACTACTGCCATGGTTCTAAGAGGTATAACGTTGACAACCTCGACAAACGGCCCTACGTCGCATGTAAAGAGGTCATCTTCGCTAAGGATAAATTGAGCCTTCGAGATAGGCTATTGGAAGAGAAgcaaaggaagaaaacgGAGAAGCACCCTGGCAATGGCGAAAGTTCAAGTGAGGATCCAGATATTCAACTTCTgaacagaaaaaagaatagcATTGAGAACAACGGAAAGAAGACGGAGGTGCTGGAGAAGGATAAGAGGGAAACAAAGGAAACGAGCGTGCCCTTGTTGCGAGACCctattcttcaatttggcGTCATTGTGCCTCGATCCTTATCTACGGCGCAAGACTCGTTCGAAAAGTCTCTTGAAAATATTGTGGAGATGGTCAATCTACGGCGTGAAATGCTGGAATTGATCAGTAGGATTGAATCCCTATCGTCCTAG
- the ANT1 gene encoding Ant1p → MSLSPLEKAASGAMASVIANTLVYPLDLSKTIIQTQVKKHEKKNPGDESDTGFSSSTSVNGEDSVYKQKASKGQLKYKNTADVLKKIYEKKGILGWYHGLLSSILGTAAQNFSYFYWYSIVKRVYAQLTKRPTNAKHSTPTELFLGALAAAISQLFTMPIGVITTQQQTDKQHRSLLQLAKEIYVHDGICGYWKGLSVSLVLCINPSITYGSYERLKQVLFNNKQFLGPLESFSLGMLAKSLATLATQPLIVSKAMLQKKSQTPQGGKAGKLPNGKIVVQSHPDDEEDIKFDSFIHALTHLWTTERLRGLYKGVAPQLLKGVIVQGLLFMFKDQLDMLFLFILKALKSRKAKLLAKAALK, encoded by the coding sequence ATGTCCCTTTCACCTCTTGAAAAAGCCGCCTCAGGCGCCATGGCCTCGGTGATAGCCAACACTTTGGTGTATCCATTGGATTTGAGCAAAACAATCATTCAAACTcaggtgaagaagcacgaaaagaagaacccCGGAGATGAGTCTGATACCGGATTTAGCAGCTCCACCTCGGTCAATGGAGAGGACTCGGTGTACAAGCAGAAGGCCAGCAAAGGCCAGCTCAAGTACAAAAACACTGCGGacgtgttgaagaaaatttatgagaagaagggcaTTTTGGGCTGGTACCACGGCCTCTTGTCGTCAATTTTGGGTACTGCAGCACAGAACTTCTCCTACTTTTACTGGTACTCGATTGTCAAGCGTGTGTACGCTCAATTGACCAAGAGACCCACCAATGCCAAGCACTCTACCCCTACAGAGTTGTTTTTGGGTGCGTTGGCagcagccatttcgcagcTCTTTACGATGCCAATTGGTGTCATCACCACCCAACAGCAGACCGATAAGCAACATAGAAGCTTGCTTCAGTTGGCCAAGGAGATCTATGTGCACGATGGCATTTGTGGCTACTGGAAAGGCTTGAGCGTTTCGTTGGTGTTGTGCATCAACCCAAGTATCACTTACGGTTCCTATGAGAGATTGAAGCAGGTgttgttcaacaacaagcaGTTCTTGGGCCCTTTGGAGTCTTTCAGTTTGGGAATGTTGGCCAAATCGTTGGCTACCCTTGCCACGCAGCCTCTCATTGTGTCTAAGGCCATGctccagaagaagctgcaGACCCCACAAGGCGGCAAAGCCGGCAAGCTTCCTAATGGCAAGATCGTGGTGCAGAGCCACCcagacgatgaagaagacatcaaatTTGACAGTTTCATCCATGCATTGACCCACTTGTGGACAACCGAGAGGCTTAGAGGATTGTACAAAGGTGTGGCCCCTCAATTGCTCAAGGGTGTGATTGTGCAAGGGTTGTTGTTCATGTTCAAGGACCAACTTGACATGCTTTTCTTATTTATCTTGAAGGCGCTCAAgtcaagaaaagcaaagctTTTGGCCAAGGCCGCTCTTAAGTGA
- the RPS23A gene encoding 40S ribosomal protein uS12, with product MGNGKPRGLNSARKLRVHRRNNRWADQAYKSRLLGTAFKSSPFGGSSHAKGIVLEKIGVESKQPNSAIRKCVRVQLIKNGKKVTAFVPNDGCLNFVDENDEVLLAGFGRRGKAKGDIPGVRFKVVKVSGVSLLALWKEKKEKPRS from the coding sequence atGGGTAACGGTAAACCAAGAGGTCTTAACTCGGCTAGAAAGTTGAGGGTTCACAGACGTAACAACAGATGGGCTGACCAGGCTTACAAGTCGAGATTGTTGGGTACCGCCTTCAAGTCTTCTCCATTCGGTGGCTCTTCTCACGCCAAGGGTATTGTGTTGGAAAAGATTGGTGTTGAGTCCAAGCAGCCAAACTCCGCTATCAGAAAGTGTGTCAGAGTtcaattgatcaagaacgGTAAGAAGGTCACCGCTTTCGTGCCAAATGACGGTTGTTTGAACTTCGTCGATGAGAACGACGAGGTCTTGTTGGCCGGTTTCGGTAGAAGAGGTAAGGCTAAGGGTGATATTCCCGGTGTCAGATTCAAGGTTGTCAAGGTTTCCGGTGTCTCCTTGTTGGCCTTGtggaaggagaagaaggagaagccaAGATCGTAA
- a CDS encoding dolichyl-diphosphooligosaccharide-protein glycotransferase, which translates to MQLSFTAAFSWLVFIVSAVAYSIESGSVSVNGNKAFDIVPDSEDVHRVVLESVREKVALSVVLKGNVAEKPHQLNFVFTDNNGLDYATYPSFDTTKKTATSSILVNKIPPALLSQERVFVYIIAADASQKKGQNLYTLLAELVPSESLRASVNYKKPLRLGALPEIHHQFNEDPQTVKPIVPLIFSAIAVALFFVLIGSWFTLVGKSLFVANEGIPFKGGFLTTIALIEFTFVKYYLGATIFTTIFYTAILAGPALVFGSKALKALTKQRTVIEAST; encoded by the coding sequence ATGCAACTTTCCTTCACTGCTGCTTTCCTGTGGCTAGTTTTCATAGTCAGTGCCGTGGCCTACTCCATTGAGTCAGGTCTGGTATCAGTGAATGGCAACAAGGCGTTTGATATCGTTCCGGACTCGGAGGATGTCCATAGAGTCGTTCTCGAGTCAGTGAGAGAAAAGGTGGCTCTTAGCGTGGTGCTCAAGGGCAACGTGGCTGAAAAACCTCATCAATTGAATTTTGTGTTTACAGACAACAACGGTTTGGACTATGCCACGTACCCTCTGTTTGACACGACCAAGAAGACTGCCACCTCTCTGATTCTCGTCAACAAGATCCCACCAGCGTTGCTTTCTCAGGAAAGAGTGTTCGTTTATATTATTGCAGCTGACGCCAGCCAAAAGAAGGGACAGAACTTATACACTTTGCTTGCGGAGCTTGTTCCAAGTGAATCGTTGAGAGCGTCCGTCAACTACAAAAAACCATTGAGATTGGGTGCATTGCCAGAGATCCACCACCAGTTCAACGAGGACCCTCAGACCGTCAAACCGATTGTCCCTCTCATTTTCAGTGCCATTGCTGTTGcgcttttcttcgttttgaTTGGAAGCTGGTTCACGCTAGTTGGCAAGTCCTTGTTTGTGGCCAACGAGGGTATCCCATTCAAAGGCGGTTTCCTTACCACCATAGCCTTGATTGAGTTCACCTTTGTGAAATATTACTTGGGTGCCACAATCTTCACCACGATCTTTTACACTGCCATTCTTGCTGGCCCTGCTCTCGTGTTTGGCTCCAAGGCCTTGAAGGCCCTAACTAAGCAACGCACAGTGATTGAGGCCTCCACGTAA
- a CDS encoding NADHX dehydratase: protein MFKGKSQRELLQVAKTLIQPLKPSYHKGQAGKIAVFGGCEDYTGAPFFSAHSAALVGADLSHVVCEKQAAPVIKGYSPDLMIHPYLYDLENADLRQWASPEELAKLKKVPLDEILNQKDDLDKIIENHVLPKISGLMERVDMFVVGPGFGRDALMLKTLVRVIEEIKVVNKPVILDADSLYLVSVRPELIKGYPKAVLTPNVVEFGRICSALAIDNTDDVECAMRVSKALGNVTIIKKGAHEVIVRKGSHVINELPGSLRRVGGQGDTLTGALATLLTWAEHYNSGFWEGSGKIDEDEALLLACFAACSVVRVASGKAFGKYKRAMQTSNVHEFLGEAFEELFG, encoded by the coding sequence ATGTTTAAAGGAAAAAGCCAACGGGAATTGCTTCAGGTAGCCAAAACGCTCATCCAGCCGTTGAAACCATCCTACCACAAGGGCCAGGCTGGGAAGATCGCTGTGTTCGGTGGATGTGAGGATTATACGGGGGCCCCGTTCTTTCTGGCCCATTCGGCTGCTTTGGTGGGCGCTGACTTGAGTCACGTTGTGTGTGAAAAGCAGGCTGCTCCGGTGATCAAAGGATATCTGCCAGATTTGATGATCCATCCGTACTTATATGATTTGGAAAATGCAGATCTCAGACAGTGGGCGTCTCCGGAAGAGCTAGCGAAGCTAAAGAAGGTGCCTCTCgatgagattttgaatCAGAAGGACGATCTCGATAAAATCATCGAGAATCACGTCTTGCCCAAGATTCTGGGGCTCATGGAGAGAGTAGACATGTTTGTCGTGGGACCTGGGTTTGGAAGAGACGCCCTCATGCTCAAAACGCTTGTGAGGGTGATAGAAGAGATAAAAGTCGTCAACAAGCCCGTTATTTTGGATGCAGACTCGCTTTACTTGGTGTCGGTGCGTCCAGAGCTCATCAAGGGCTACCCCAAGGCGGTGCTTACACCAAATGTGGTTGAGTTTGGTCGAATCTGCCTGGCTCTTGCCATTGACAACACCGACGACGTTGAATGCGCCATGAGGGTGCTGAAGGCGTTGGGAAACGTGACCATTATCAAAAAAGGTGCTCATGAGGTGATTGTGAGGAAGGGAAGCCATGTTATCAACGAATTGCCGGGCTCCTTGAGGCGTGTGGGTGGCCAAGGCGATACCTTGACAGGGGCATTGGCCACGCTTCTTACATGGGCTGAACACTACAACAGCGGGTTCTGGGAAGGTTCAGGGAAGATCGACGAGGATGAAGCCCTATTGCTAGCGTGCTTTGCTGCCTGCTCTGTGGTGAGAGTAGCCAGTGGAAAGGCATTTGGCAAGTACAAGAGAGCTATGCAGACACTGAACGTGCACGAGTTTCTCGGAGAGGCGTTTGAAGAATTGTTTGGATAG
- the IMP1 gene encoding endopeptidase catalytic subunit IMP1 — MAPGPSNWLRFFWTTSSWALRTACAVHVIKADIYDCNETRGESMLTTLQAYGDYVHELKKYKLGRGVEMGDLVVMSKPTDPDSRVCKRITGMPGDMILVDPSSSSELTYSPRDRETNEGFNRFVEVPKGHVWVTGDNLCLSMDSRSFQAVPMGLIKGKIVAANSPMKGFFNEDGKFSFLNFKWLENNFTDDS; from the coding sequence ATGGCGCCTGGTCCCCTGAACTGGCTCCGGTTTTTCTGGACAACTTCGTCGTGGGCTCTTCGTACGGCTTGTGCTGTTCATGTGATCAAGGCAGATATCTACGACTGCAACGAAACAAGAGGTGAGCTGATGCTCACCACCCTTCAGGCGTACGGGGACTATGTTCatgagttgaaaaaatACAAGTTAGGAAGAGGCGTGGAGATGGGCGATTTGGTGGTAATGTCAAAACCAACAGACCCAGATTCTCGTGTTTGCAAGAGAATCACGGGGATGCCCGGAGATATGATTCTTGTGGATCCTTCAAGCTCGTCTGAGTTGACGTATTCACCACGGGATAGAGAAACAAACGAAGGCTTCAACAGATTTGTAGAGGTGCCCAAGGGTCATGTGTGGGTGACAGGTGATAATTTGTGCTTGTCAATGGACTCCAGAAGCTTCCAGGCGGTGCCCATGGGTCTCATCAAGGGGAAGATCGTTGCTGCAAATTCTCCAATGAAAGGATTtttcaatgaagatggGAAGTTCTCattcttgaacttcaagtGGTTAGAAAATAACTTTACAGATGACAGTTGA
- the SSF1 gene encoding rRNA-binding ribosome biosynthesis protein: MAKRRSKRRTHQPPSPEELAKIPKSMVLSLGTSLKNHALTQLVKDFRFVMQPHTAISLRERKANKLKDFMVISGPLGVSDLFVFKQSESSGNVSLRLGKMPKGPCLQFKVNSYALMKDVKRILKRPKSVGRDSAAFREPPLLVMNGFKKVADAENHEKLMITIFQNLFPPIQPQTTKVNTIKRVLLISKKEDGEIELRHYAIDTKLVEESRNIKKLIDSHQTHKKLPIMTKAQDISDLVLDPYSVGGQTSDSEIEDDAVVEVKNEQSNIIRKKAGISANADPSEGVTRKRAIKLTELGPRLSMNLVKIEDAMIGGKTIYHSRITKSKSEIAEMEKRHQKRKQEKAERRKEQMANVEAKKAKKEAKKARKLARKNGETDGGEASDEGEESASENEPEINPSDYENDSDLFSE, from the coding sequence ATGgccaaaagaagatcaaagagaagaactCACCAGCCGCCTTCTCCGGaggagttggccaagatcCCCAAATCAATGGTGCTTTCTCTCGGCACATCCCTAAAAAATCATGCTCTCACACAGCTTGTAAAGGACTTCAGATTTGTCATGCAACCACACACAGCCATCAGCTtacgagaaagaaaggCCAACAAACTCAAGGATTTCATGGTAATTTCTGGGCCTTTGGGTGTATCTgatctttttgttttcaagcAGTCTGAGTCCTCGGGAAATGTTTCCTTGAGGCTTGGGAAGATGCCCAAGGGCCCTTGTCTTCAGTTCAAAGTGAACTCGTATGCATTAATGAAAGATGTAAAGAGAATATTGAAGCGCCCGAAATCTGTGGGAAGAGACTCTGCTGCTTTCCGTGAACCTCCATTGCTTGTTATGAATGGATTCAAGAAGGTCGCCGATGCAGAGAACCacgagaagttgatgatcACGATCTTTCAGAACCTCTTTCCACCAATTCAACCACAGACCACAAAGgtcaacaccatcaagaGAGTGCTTCTCATCAGTAAAAAAGAGGATGGCGAGATCGAATTGAGACACTATGCCATCGACACAAAGCTAGTAGAAGAGAGCAGgaatatcaagaagcttatcGATTCGCATCAGACACATAAGAAACTTCCGATCATGACAAAAGCACAAGACATTTCTGACTTAGTGTTGGACCCTTACTCTGTTGGCGGTCAAACGTCTGACAGTGAGATCGAGGACGACGCTGTGGTGGAAGTAAAGAACGAACAGAGTAACATAATCCGCAAAAAGGCTGGAATTTCAGCTAATGCAGACCCTTCGGAGGGTGTCACCAGAAAGAGGGCCATAAAACTCACAGAATTGGGACCAAGACTCAGCATGAATCTTGTAAAGATCGAAGATGCCATGATCGGCGGCAAGACAATATATCACTCAAGAATCACCAAGAGTAAGAGTGAAATCgcagagatggagaagagacaTCAGAAGAGGAAACAGGAGAAAGCAGAGCGCAGGAAAGAGCAAATGGCCAATGTCGAAGCCAAAAAGGCTAAAAAGGAAGCTAAGAAGGCAAGGAAGTTGGCAAGGAAGAATGGAGAAACTGACGGTGGTGAAGCCAGTGAcgaaggtgaagaaagtgcCTCCGAAAATGAGCCAGAAATCAACCCTAGCGATTACGAAAATGACAGTGATTTATTCAGTGAATAA
- the MCR1 gene encoding cytochrome-b5 reductase: protein MFARLSARSMWPVLGAAGAVGAIGLAYRMSNPIMNDTGKTFTGGDEWIDLKLKSATQVSPDSKHYVFELKDPDHVSGLITASCLMAKYVTEKGNNVIRPYTPTSPTDQKGTIDFVIKTYETGKFSKHFWELKPSDTVAFKGPIVKWKWDPNQFEKISLIGGGSGITPLYQLLNEITRNPNDNTKVDLFYASTSVKDILLKKEIDEIVEKHKDQVNVYYFVDKPDDDWKGHTGYIGKDFLKDHLPPPSKESKIFICGPPPMYKALSGMKVSPTDQGEVTGALSELGYTKDHVYKF from the coding sequence ATGTTTGCTAGATTGAGCGCAAGATCCATGTGGCCCGTTCTCGGCGCAGCCGGCGCCGTCGGTGCCATTGGATTGGCCTACAGAATGTCCAACCCCATCATGAACGATACCGGTAAAACCTTCACCGGAGGCGACGAGTGGATcgacttgaagttgaagctggCTACACAGGTGTCGCCAGACTCGAAGCACTATGTGTTTGAGTTGAAGGACCCAGACCACGTTTCCGGCTTGATCACCGCCTCGTGCTTGATGGCGAAGTACGTCACCGAGAAAGGTAACAATGTCATTAGACCATACACGCCAACTTCGCCTACCGACCAGAAGGGCACCATTGACTTCGTCATCAAGACCTACGAGACTGGTAAGTTCTCCAAGCACTTCTGGGAGTTGAAGCCTAGCGACACCGTGGCGTTCAAGGGCCCCATTGTCAAGTGGAAGTGGGACCCCAACCAGTTTGAGAAAATCTCCTTGATTGGCGGCGGTTCCGGTATTACCCCATTGTACCAGTTGCTCAATGAGATCACCAGAAACCCTAACGACAACACCAAGGTGGACTTGTTCTACGCCTCCACCTCTGTCAAGGAcatcttgttgaagaaggagattgacGAGATTGTCGAGAAGCACAAGGACCAGGTCAACGTGTACTACTTTGTCGACAAGCCAGACGACGACTGGAAGGGTCACACAGGCTACATTGGCaaggacttcttgaaggacCACTTGCCTCCACCATCTAAGGAGTCCAAGATCTTTATCTGTGGTCCTCCTCCCATGTACAAGGCGCTCTCGGGCATGAAGGTGTCTCCTACCGACCAGGGCGAAGTTACTGGTGCTTTGAGCGAATTGGGCTACACAAAGGACCACGTGTACAAGTTTTAG